A genome region from Camelina sativa cultivar DH55 chromosome 10, Cs, whole genome shotgun sequence includes the following:
- the LOC104718406 gene encoding cyclin-dependent kinase F-4-like isoform X4, with protein MDRYKLIKEVGDGTFGSVWRAINKQTGEVVAIKKMKKKYYSWDECINLREVKSLRRMNHPNIVKLKEVIRENDILYFVFEYMECNLYQLMKDRQKLFAEADIRNWCFQVFQGLSYMHQRGYFHRDLKPENLLVSKDIIKIADFGLAREVNSSPPFTEYVSTRWYRAPEVLLQSYVYTSKVDMWAMGAIMAELLSLRPIFPGASEADEIYKICSVIGSPTEKTWLEGLNLAKTINYQFPQIPGVPLSSLMPSASEDAVNLIERLCSWDPCSRPTAAEALQHPFFQSCFYAPPSLRPKPSVARTPPPVGPRGSFEHQSVKRQPVSLANAKPFNSYASPKSHAAFGSGVQRKLEMANQDGTRNTKAVRSSVRDSKYRPPGKKSPPALNKNRFTRSVSEAADKLANMTIGGTGSRRHSVSVVGQHQQLKPPSMKAGWVGETRDMYLRPTQPTTNAYSRKVAG; from the exons ATGGACAG aTACAAGTTAATTAAGGAGGTTGGTGATGGAACTTTTGGTAGTGTTTGGCGAGCTATCAATAAGCAGACTGGTGAAGTT GTCGcaatcaagaaaatgaaaaagaagtaCTACTCATGGGACGAATGTATTAATTTGAGAGAAGTGAAG TCGCTCAGGAGAATGAATCATCCAAACATCGTGAAGCTGAAGGAAGTCATCCGGGAAAATGATATCCTATACTTTGTCTTTGAGTACATG GAGTGCAATCTTTACCAGCTGATGAAGGATCGACAGAAGCTTTTTGCAGAAGCTGATATCAGAAATTGGTGCTTTCAAGTCTTCCAGGGCCTTTCTTACATGCATCAGCGCGGTTACTTCCACCGCGATCTTAAGCCAG AAAATCTATTAGTCTCGAAAGACATCATTAAGATTGCTGATTTTGGGCTGGCACGGGAGGTTAATTCGAGTCCACCTTTTACCGAGTATGTTTCTACACGTTG GTATAGGGCCCCTGAAGTACTCCTACAGTCATACGTATACACATCAAAAGTTG ATATGTGGGCGATGGGAGCTattatggctgagttgttgTCTCTTCGCCCAATTTTTCCCGGGGCTAG TGAAGCAGATGAAATCTACAAAATCTGCAGTGTCATAGGCAGCCCAACTGAGAAGACCTGGTTGGAAGGACTTAATCTTGCTAAAACCATAAACTATCAATTCCCTCAG ATTCCTGGTGTACCTCTTTCAAGCTTGATGCCATCTGCCAGCGAAGATGCAGTTAATCTTATCGAG CGGCTTTGCTCGTGGGATCCATGCAGCAGACCAACTGCTGCAGAGGCGCTACAGCATCCATTTTTCCAG AGTTGCTTTTATGCCCCACCATCTCTTCGTCCCAAGCCATCTGTTGCAAGAACTCCTCCACCTG TCGGGCCAAGGGGATCATTTGAGCACCAATCAGTTAAAAGACAGCCGGTGTCGCTTGCCAATGCAAAGCCATTCAATAGCTATGCTAGTCCAAAGTCGCATGCTGCTTTTGGCAGTGGTGTCCAGCGGAAACTTGAAATGGCTAATCAAGATGGGACGAGAAACACTAAAGCTGTGAGAAGTTCCGTCAGAGACTCCAAATACAGACCACCTGGGAAAAAGAGTCCTC CAGCATTGAACAAGAATCGGTTCACTCGCAGTGTATCAGAGGCTGCTGATAAACTCGCAAACATGACTATTGGAGGAACTGGATCTCGCAGACACTCTGTGTCCGTGGTTGGACAGCATCAACAGCTGAAACCACCTTCAATGAAGGCAGGTTGGGTAGGAGAAACACGTGACATGTACCTCAGACCAACACAACCCACCACCAATGCCTACTCTAGGAAAGTCGCCGGATGA
- the LOC104718406 gene encoding cyclin-dependent kinase F-4-like isoform X2, with translation MDRYKLIKEVGDGTFGSVWRAINKQTGEVVAIKKMKKKYYSWDECINLREVKSLRRMNHPNIVKLKEVIRENDILYFVFEYMECNLYQLMKDRQKLFAEADIRNWCFQVFQGLSYMHQRGYFHRDLKPENLLVSKDIIKIADFGLAREVNSSPPFTEYVSTRWYRAPEVLLQSYVYTSKVDMWAMGAIMAELLSLRPIFPGASEADEIYKICSVIGSPTEKTWLEGLNLAKTINYQFPQIPGVPLSSLMPSASEDAVNLIERLCSWDPCSRPTAAEALQHPFFQSCFYAPPSLRPKPSVARTPPPVGPRGSFEHQSVKRQPVSLANAKPFNSYASPKSHAAFGSGVQRKLEMANQDGTRNTKAVRSSVRDSKYRPPGKKSPHNSAAALNKNRFTRSVSEAADKLANMTIGGTGSRRHSVSVVGQHQQLKPPSMKAGWVGETRDMYLRPTQPTTNAYSRKVAG, from the exons ATGGACAG aTACAAGTTAATTAAGGAGGTTGGTGATGGAACTTTTGGTAGTGTTTGGCGAGCTATCAATAAGCAGACTGGTGAAGTT GTCGcaatcaagaaaatgaaaaagaagtaCTACTCATGGGACGAATGTATTAATTTGAGAGAAGTGAAG TCGCTCAGGAGAATGAATCATCCAAACATCGTGAAGCTGAAGGAAGTCATCCGGGAAAATGATATCCTATACTTTGTCTTTGAGTACATG GAGTGCAATCTTTACCAGCTGATGAAGGATCGACAGAAGCTTTTTGCAGAAGCTGATATCAGAAATTGGTGCTTTCAAGTCTTCCAGGGCCTTTCTTACATGCATCAGCGCGGTTACTTCCACCGCGATCTTAAGCCAG AAAATCTATTAGTCTCGAAAGACATCATTAAGATTGCTGATTTTGGGCTGGCACGGGAGGTTAATTCGAGTCCACCTTTTACCGAGTATGTTTCTACACGTTG GTATAGGGCCCCTGAAGTACTCCTACAGTCATACGTATACACATCAAAAGTTG ATATGTGGGCGATGGGAGCTattatggctgagttgttgTCTCTTCGCCCAATTTTTCCCGGGGCTAG TGAAGCAGATGAAATCTACAAAATCTGCAGTGTCATAGGCAGCCCAACTGAGAAGACCTGGTTGGAAGGACTTAATCTTGCTAAAACCATAAACTATCAATTCCCTCAG ATTCCTGGTGTACCTCTTTCAAGCTTGATGCCATCTGCCAGCGAAGATGCAGTTAATCTTATCGAG CGGCTTTGCTCGTGGGATCCATGCAGCAGACCAACTGCTGCAGAGGCGCTACAGCATCCATTTTTCCAG AGTTGCTTTTATGCCCCACCATCTCTTCGTCCCAAGCCATCTGTTGCAAGAACTCCTCCACCTG TCGGGCCAAGGGGATCATTTGAGCACCAATCAGTTAAAAGACAGCCGGTGTCGCTTGCCAATGCAAAGCCATTCAATAGCTATGCTAGTCCAAAGTCGCATGCTGCTTTTGGCAGTGGTGTCCAGCGGAAACTTGAAATGGCTAATCAAGATGGGACGAGAAACACTAAAGCTGTGAGAAGTTCCGTCAGAGACTCCAAATACAGACCACCTGGGAAAAAGAGTCCTC ATAATTCAGCAGCAGCATTGAACAAGAATCGGTTCACTCGCAGTGTATCAGAGGCTGCTGATAAACTCGCAAACATGACTATTGGAGGAACTGGATCTCGCAGACACTCTGTGTCCGTGGTTGGACAGCATCAACAGCTGAAACCACCTTCAATGAAGGCAGGTTGGGTAGGAGAAACACGTGACATGTACCTCAGACCAACACAACCCACCACCAATGCCTACTCTAGGAAAGTCGCCGGATGA
- the LOC104718411 gene encoding protein PAM68, chloroplastic — protein MASVPCSFKLSAHPRSSSKRDGNYKQCCLVERPKETKSQVPKSITCINRLEISRIAPLQATMNSPRGFGPPPKKTKKAKKSKPGNQSDDEDDDDEEDEDDDDDYEDERERGVIPEIVTNRMISRMGFTVGLPLFVGLLFFPFFYYLKVGLKIDVPTWVPFIVSFVFFGTALAGVSYGIVSSSWDPLREGSLLGWNEAKKNWPVFWQSFWNSSSKK, from the exons ATGGCTTCTGTACCATGTTCTTTCAAGCTCTCTGCTCATCCCAGATCTTCTTCCAAg CGTGATGGAAACTATAAACAGTGTTGTCTAGTAGAGAGACCTAAAGAAACGAAGAGTCAAGTTCCTAAGTCCATTACTTGCATCAACCGCTTGGAGATATCGCGTATAGCGCCATTACAGGCGACGATGAATAGCCCCAGAGGCTTTGGACCTCCTCCCAAGAAAACCAAGAAGGCTAAAAAGTCCAAACCCGGAAACCaaagtgatgatgaagacgacgacgacgaagaagacgaggatgatgatgatgattatgaagatGAACGTGAGAGAGGTGTGATTCCAGAGATAGTGACCAACAGAATGATTAGCAGAATGGGATTCACTGTGGGGTTACCACTCTTCGTTggtcttctcttcttccctttcttttactatctcaaaGTAGGTTTGAAAATTGATGTTCCCACATGGGTTCCCTTTATTGtttccttcgtcttcttcggcACTGCATTAGCTGGTGTGAGCTATGGGATCGTGTCGTCGAGCTGGGATCCGTTGAGAGAAGGATCCTTGTTAGGGTGGAACGAAGCTAAGAAGAACTGGCCTGTCTTTTGGCAATCCTTTTGGAATTCCTCAAGCAAGAAATAG
- the LOC104718406 gene encoding cyclin-dependent kinase F-4-like isoform X3, producing MDRYKLIKEVGDGTFGSVWRAINKQTGEVVAIKKMKKKYYSWDECINLREVKSLRRMNHPNIVKLKEVIRENDILYFVFEYMECNLYQLMKDRQKLFAEADIRNWCFQVFQGLSYMHQRGYFHRDLKPENLLVSKDIIKIADFGLAREVNSSPPFTEYVSTRWYRAPEVLLQSYVYTSKVDMWAMGAIMAELLSLRPIFPGASEADEIYKICSVIGSPTEKTWLEGLNLAKTINYQFPQIPGVPLSSLMPSASEDAVNLIERLCSWDPCSRPTAAEALQHPFFQSCFYAPPSLRPKPSVARTPPPVGPRGSFEHQSVKRQPVSLANAKPFNSYASPKSHAAFGSGVQRKLEMANQDGTRNTKAVRSSVRDSKYRPPGKKSPPAALNKNRFTRSVSEAADKLANMTIGGTGSRRHSVSVVGQHQQLKPPSMKAGWVGETRDMYLRPTQPTTNAYSRKVAG from the exons ATGGACAG aTACAAGTTAATTAAGGAGGTTGGTGATGGAACTTTTGGTAGTGTTTGGCGAGCTATCAATAAGCAGACTGGTGAAGTT GTCGcaatcaagaaaatgaaaaagaagtaCTACTCATGGGACGAATGTATTAATTTGAGAGAAGTGAAG TCGCTCAGGAGAATGAATCATCCAAACATCGTGAAGCTGAAGGAAGTCATCCGGGAAAATGATATCCTATACTTTGTCTTTGAGTACATG GAGTGCAATCTTTACCAGCTGATGAAGGATCGACAGAAGCTTTTTGCAGAAGCTGATATCAGAAATTGGTGCTTTCAAGTCTTCCAGGGCCTTTCTTACATGCATCAGCGCGGTTACTTCCACCGCGATCTTAAGCCAG AAAATCTATTAGTCTCGAAAGACATCATTAAGATTGCTGATTTTGGGCTGGCACGGGAGGTTAATTCGAGTCCACCTTTTACCGAGTATGTTTCTACACGTTG GTATAGGGCCCCTGAAGTACTCCTACAGTCATACGTATACACATCAAAAGTTG ATATGTGGGCGATGGGAGCTattatggctgagttgttgTCTCTTCGCCCAATTTTTCCCGGGGCTAG TGAAGCAGATGAAATCTACAAAATCTGCAGTGTCATAGGCAGCCCAACTGAGAAGACCTGGTTGGAAGGACTTAATCTTGCTAAAACCATAAACTATCAATTCCCTCAG ATTCCTGGTGTACCTCTTTCAAGCTTGATGCCATCTGCCAGCGAAGATGCAGTTAATCTTATCGAG CGGCTTTGCTCGTGGGATCCATGCAGCAGACCAACTGCTGCAGAGGCGCTACAGCATCCATTTTTCCAG AGTTGCTTTTATGCCCCACCATCTCTTCGTCCCAAGCCATCTGTTGCAAGAACTCCTCCACCTG TCGGGCCAAGGGGATCATTTGAGCACCAATCAGTTAAAAGACAGCCGGTGTCGCTTGCCAATGCAAAGCCATTCAATAGCTATGCTAGTCCAAAGTCGCATGCTGCTTTTGGCAGTGGTGTCCAGCGGAAACTTGAAATGGCTAATCAAGATGGGACGAGAAACACTAAAGCTGTGAGAAGTTCCGTCAGAGACTCCAAATACAGACCACCTGGGAAAAAGAGTCCTC CAGCAGCATTGAACAAGAATCGGTTCACTCGCAGTGTATCAGAGGCTGCTGATAAACTCGCAAACATGACTATTGGAGGAACTGGATCTCGCAGACACTCTGTGTCCGTGGTTGGACAGCATCAACAGCTGAAACCACCTTCAATGAAGGCAGGTTGGGTAGGAGAAACACGTGACATGTACCTCAGACCAACACAACCCACCACCAATGCCTACTCTAGGAAAGTCGCCGGATGA